A portion of the Rhodococcus pseudokoreensis genome contains these proteins:
- a CDS encoding sigma-70 family RNA polymerase sigma factor has protein sequence MTAAQSLDGDFLALADPYRRELLAHCYRMMGSLHDAEDQMQETFIRAWRGYDNYQQQASLRTWLYKIATNTCLTALQNRSKRPLPSGLGAPDSDPTADLVERHEVPWLGPLPNRLIDDDASDPATVVTSRESVRLAFIAALQYLPARQRAVLVLRDVLQWKASEVATALGTTTTAVNSLLQRARTQLELATPSADTLVEPESPEERELLDRYVAAFENYDIDGIVELFTKDAVWEMPPFEGWYRGGTAIGTLVSEKCPAKARGDMRLMPTVSNGQPALGLYMRGEDGVHRPFQLHVLDVTADGVSHVVCFFDIDLFEKFGLPETPPA, from the coding sequence ATGACGGCTGCGCAGTCGCTTGACGGGGATTTCCTCGCACTCGCCGACCCTTACCGGCGCGAGTTGCTCGCCCATTGTTATCGCATGATGGGCTCACTTCACGATGCCGAAGACCAGATGCAGGAGACGTTCATCCGGGCCTGGCGCGGATACGACAACTACCAGCAGCAGGCGTCGCTGCGGACGTGGCTGTACAAGATCGCCACCAACACCTGCCTGACGGCGTTGCAGAACAGATCGAAGCGTCCGCTGCCGAGCGGTCTGGGCGCTCCCGACTCCGACCCGACCGCCGATCTCGTCGAACGGCACGAGGTGCCGTGGCTCGGGCCGCTCCCCAACCGTCTCATCGACGACGACGCGAGTGATCCCGCCACCGTCGTGACGTCGCGCGAGTCGGTGCGGTTGGCGTTCATCGCCGCCCTCCAGTATCTTCCTGCACGTCAGCGCGCTGTTCTCGTCCTCCGCGACGTGTTGCAGTGGAAGGCGTCGGAGGTCGCGACGGCCCTCGGCACCACCACGACGGCGGTCAACAGCCTGCTGCAGCGTGCCCGGACGCAACTCGAACTGGCCACGCCGTCGGCGGACACGCTCGTCGAACCGGAGTCCCCCGAGGAACGCGAACTGCTCGACCGCTACGTGGCCGCGTTCGAGAACTACGACATCGACGGGATCGTCGAACTGTTCACCAAGGACGCCGTCTGGGAGATGCCGCCGTTCGAGGGCTGGTACCGCGGCGGGACCGCGATCGGCACCCTGGTCAGCGAAAAGTGCCCGGCCAAGGCGCGGGGCGACATGCGACTGATGCCGACGGTGTCGAACGGACAGCCGGCGCTCGGCCTGTACATGCGCGGGGAGGACGGGGTCCATCGTCCGTTTCAGCTGCACGTCCTGGACGTGACGGCCGACGGGGTCTCCCACGTCGTCTGCTTCTTCGACATCGATCTGTTCGAGAAGTTCGGACTGCCGGAGACCCCGCCCGCCTGA
- a CDS encoding VOC family protein — protein MSRMLFVNLPIKNLDATKQFFGGLGFEFNATFSDDSCTAMVINESTSVMLLVESRFKDFIEGGICDTSKAVEALLCISADSREEVDSLVDQAIASGGSAWGKLQDEGFMYGRAFRDLDGHVWEVMWMDPAAVPA, from the coding sequence ATGTCCCGGATGCTCTTCGTGAACCTGCCGATCAAGAACCTCGACGCGACCAAGCAGTTCTTCGGCGGACTCGGATTCGAGTTCAACGCCACGTTCAGCGACGATTCCTGCACCGCCATGGTGATCAACGAGTCCACGTCCGTGATGCTCCTCGTCGAGTCCCGGTTCAAGGACTTCATCGAAGGCGGCATCTGCGACACCTCGAAGGCCGTCGAGGCGCTGCTGTGCATCTCGGCCGACAGCCGCGAGGAGGTCGACAGCCTGGTCGACCAGGCCATTGCCTCCGGTGGGTCGGCGTGGGGCAAGCTCCAGGACGAGGGCTTCATGTACGGTCGCGCGTTCCGTGACCTGGACGGCCACGTCTGGGAGGTCATGTGGATGGACCCGGCCGCCGTGCCGGCGTAG
- a CDS encoding type 1 glutamine amidotransferase, whose product MNKPWAVVKHVSFEGPALVGTLLAEWGFRYTEYPMYRASELPAAHDIGGLVVMGGPMGALDDVTHPQLPRERNFIKKIVDAGLPMLGICLGAQLLAASFGSPIRRGPSPENGAGTVTVSDDGTRDPVFGAVGAEVPVVHWHGDTFDLPDGAVRLASSRLYENQAFAIGRRAYGLQFHVELTREQLPVMQAHMPPGTAPSGEHMDDVEAAGRNMIGSFLDLAES is encoded by the coding sequence ATGAACAAGCCGTGGGCAGTTGTAAAGCACGTGTCGTTCGAAGGGCCGGCGCTCGTCGGTACTTTGCTGGCGGAGTGGGGATTTCGCTACACCGAGTACCCGATGTACCGAGCGTCCGAACTGCCGGCCGCTCACGACATCGGTGGCCTCGTGGTGATGGGCGGTCCGATGGGCGCACTCGACGACGTTACCCACCCGCAACTTCCGCGAGAGCGAAACTTCATCAAAAAAATTGTGGACGCCGGTCTCCCGATGCTCGGGATCTGCCTCGGCGCGCAACTTCTCGCGGCCTCGTTCGGCAGTCCCATCCGCCGCGGGCCGAGCCCGGAGAACGGTGCCGGGACGGTGACGGTGTCCGACGACGGAACCCGCGATCCCGTGTTCGGTGCCGTCGGCGCCGAGGTGCCCGTCGTCCACTGGCACGGCGACACCTTCGACCTCCCGGACGGCGCGGTCCGGTTGGCGAGCAGTCGCCTCTACGAGAATCAGGCGTTCGCCATCGGCCGCCGCGCATACGGCTTGCAATTCCACGTCGAACTCACCCGCGAGCAACTGCCCGTGATGCAGGCCCACATGCCGCCCGGCACCGCGCCGTCGGGGGAACACATGGACGACGTGGAGGCGGCCGGACGGAACATGATCGGTTCCTTCCTCGACCTCGCCGAGAGCTGA
- a CDS encoding WS/DGAT/MGAT family O-acyltransferase, producing MPLPMSPLDSMFLLGESREHPMHVGGVEIFQLPDGADTYDMRAMLDRALAEGDGIVTPRLAKRARRSFSSLGQWSWETVDDIDLGHHIRHDALPAPGGEAELMALCSRLHGSLLDRSRPLWEMHLIEGLSDGRFAVYTKIHHAVADGVTAMKMLRNALSENSDDRDVPAPWQPRGPRPQRTPSKGFSLSGLAGSTIRTARETVGEVAGLVPALAGTVSRAFRDQGGPLALSAPKTPFNVPITGARQFAAQSWPLERLRLVAKLSDSTINDVVLAMSSGALRSYLEDQNALPAEPLIAMVPVSLKSQREAATGNNIGVLMCNLGTHLREPADRLETIRTSMREGKEAYGSMTATQILAMSALGAAPIGASMLFGHNSRVRPPFNLIISNVPGPSSPLYWNGARLDAIYPLSVPVDGQGLNITCTSNDDIISFGVTGCRSAVPDLKSIPARLGHELRALERAVGI from the coding sequence ATGCCGCTCCCCATGTCCCCCCTCGACTCGATGTTCCTTCTCGGCGAGTCCCGAGAGCACCCGATGCATGTCGGCGGCGTGGAGATCTTCCAGCTCCCCGACGGCGCCGACACGTACGACATGCGCGCGATGCTCGACCGCGCGCTCGCCGAGGGCGACGGAATCGTCACCCCCCGGCTCGCCAAGCGGGCCCGCCGGTCCTTCTCCTCGCTCGGCCAGTGGAGCTGGGAGACCGTCGACGACATCGACCTCGGTCACCACATCCGGCACGACGCACTGCCCGCCCCCGGCGGCGAGGCCGAGCTGATGGCCCTGTGCTCACGGCTGCACGGATCGCTGCTCGACCGCAGCCGCCCGTTGTGGGAGATGCACCTGATCGAGGGACTGAGCGACGGACGGTTCGCGGTCTACACCAAGATCCACCACGCGGTCGCCGACGGCGTCACCGCCATGAAGATGCTGCGCAACGCGCTCAGCGAGAATTCGGACGATCGGGACGTGCCCGCCCCGTGGCAGCCGCGCGGCCCGCGCCCGCAGCGGACGCCGTCGAAGGGCTTCAGCCTGTCAGGTCTCGCCGGTTCCACCATCCGCACCGCCCGTGAGACGGTCGGTGAGGTCGCCGGTCTCGTGCCCGCGCTGGCCGGCACCGTGTCCCGCGCCTTCCGTGACCAGGGTGGCCCGCTCGCCCTGTCCGCACCCAAGACTCCGTTCAACGTGCCGATCACCGGCGCCCGCCAGTTCGCGGCGCAGTCGTGGCCGCTCGAACGTCTCCGCCTCGTCGCCAAGCTGTCCGACAGCACCATCAACGACGTCGTGCTCGCGATGTCCTCGGGAGCGCTCCGCAGCTACCTCGAGGATCAGAACGCCCTGCCCGCCGAGCCGTTGATCGCGATGGTGCCGGTGTCGCTGAAGAGTCAGCGCGAGGCGGCGACCGGCAACAACATCGGGGTGCTCATGTGCAACCTCGGCACCCACCTGCGCGAACCGGCGGATCGGCTCGAGACCATCCGGACGTCCATGCGCGAGGGCAAGGAAGCGTACGGCTCGATGACCGCCACGCAGATCCTCGCGATGAGCGCGCTCGGGGCGGCACCGATCGGCGCGAGCATGCTGTTCGGGCACAACTCGCGGGTGCGCCCGCCGTTCAACCTCATCATCTCCAATGTTCCGGGCCCCAGCTCACCGCTGTACTGGAACGGTGCGCGGCTCGACGCCATCTACCCGCTGTCGGTGCCCGTCGACGGCCAGGGCCTGAACATCACGTGCACCAGCAACGACGACATCATCTCGTTCGGTGTCACCGGCTGCCGCAGCGCCGTGCCCGACCTGAAGTCGATCCCGGCCCGGCTCGGACACGAACTGCGCGCACTGGAGCGTGCCGTCGGGATCTGA
- a CDS encoding SelT/SelW/SelH family protein, with protein sequence MTTSSVDGRVAITYCTQCQWLLRAAWMAQELLGTFGQELGEVALVPGTGGIFRITVDDDLIWDRKEQGGFPDITVLKQLVRDRVAPDRDLGHSDRKST encoded by the coding sequence ATGACGACGAGCAGCGTAGACGGCCGGGTCGCGATCACCTACTGCACTCAGTGCCAATGGTTGTTGCGTGCAGCGTGGATGGCGCAGGAACTACTCGGCACGTTCGGGCAGGAACTCGGTGAGGTCGCACTCGTCCCCGGCACCGGAGGGATCTTCCGCATCACCGTCGACGACGACCTGATCTGGGACCGCAAAGAGCAGGGCGGCTTCCCCGACATCACCGTACTCAAGCAACTGGTCCGCGACCGGGTAGCGCCCGACCGCGATCTCGGGCATAGCGACCGGAAGAGCACCTGA
- a CDS encoding alpha/beta hydrolase family protein — protein MTIRAGAVEPVTRRTAHHTGYDEHTVTVPRSGDRALVAVPRGATPSAVAYYLHGRTGDERAIDDRAGLRDGLLDAGYVVASPYLHGDRWGNRSAQDAVVALDAWVSQRWPVTRRFLIGESMGGNAAANAVRLREVPWDGAVFIAPSLSLRAVWERGEHGRDTVRDAFGLSADGHDLESRTEHWDAVRHRPGDYVGVPIRVYASREDEVANIAGVTGPWVEMIRRGSDSVEFVEVSGPHVSEDHFRAAEIVEFFGTIR, from the coding sequence GTGACAATTCGTGCCGGCGCCGTCGAACCGGTGACGCGGCGCACGGCACACCACACCGGGTACGACGAGCACACGGTGACGGTCCCGCGGTCCGGTGATCGTGCGCTGGTCGCGGTGCCGCGCGGGGCGACGCCGTCGGCGGTCGCGTACTACCTGCACGGGCGGACCGGGGACGAGAGGGCGATCGACGACCGCGCCGGACTGCGGGACGGTCTGCTCGACGCCGGCTACGTGGTCGCCAGCCCGTACCTGCACGGCGACCGGTGGGGGAACCGGTCGGCGCAGGACGCGGTGGTCGCGCTGGACGCGTGGGTGTCCCAGCGGTGGCCGGTGACGCGGCGGTTCCTGATCGGCGAGTCGATGGGCGGCAACGCCGCCGCCAACGCCGTACGCCTGCGTGAGGTGCCGTGGGACGGTGCGGTGTTCATCGCACCGTCCCTGTCGCTGCGCGCGGTGTGGGAACGAGGCGAGCACGGACGCGACACCGTGCGGGACGCGTTCGGCCTGTCCGCGGACGGGCACGACCTCGAATCGAGGACCGAGCACTGGGACGCCGTCCGGCACCGGCCGGGAGATTATGTGGGAGTACCCATTCGGGTGTACGCGTCGCGGGAGGACGAGGTCGCGAACATCGCCGGCGTCACGGGGCCGTGGGTCGAGATGATCCGCCGCGGCTCGGACTCCGTCGAATTCGTCGAGGTGAGCGGCCCGCACGTGTCGGAAGACCACTTCCGGGCCGCGGAGATCGTGGAGTTCTTCGGGACGATCCGGTGA
- a CDS encoding ABC transporter permease: MSGFLLRRALNYVVLLLLASFLTFSLTSLTFRPLDSLEQRNPRPPQSVIDAKAAELHLDDPIPVRYVNWLGGVVHGDFGTTITGQPVSDELGRRILVSMRLLILGSVIGAVLGVLIGAAGAIRQYKFSDYFSTVVSLLILSAPVFLVATLLKYGALQINSATGSQIFLYTGESSASTITGFWPQFVDRVQHLALPTIALALGSIAGYSRYQRNAMLDVLGSDFIRTARAKGLTRRAALLKHGLRTALIPMATLFAYGFGALVVGATFTEKIFGWHGIGEWIVIGIDNQDTNIVVAITSFTGLIVLLSGLLSDVVYAALDPRVRVG; this comes from the coding sequence ATGAGCGGATTCCTGCTACGACGTGCGCTCAATTACGTGGTGCTGTTGCTGCTGGCGTCGTTCCTGACGTTCAGCCTCACCTCGCTCACCTTCCGCCCGCTCGACAGCCTGGAGCAGCGCAACCCGCGGCCGCCGCAATCGGTGATCGACGCGAAGGCGGCCGAACTGCACCTGGACGACCCGATCCCGGTGCGGTACGTGAACTGGCTGGGCGGCGTGGTGCACGGCGACTTCGGCACCACCATCACGGGTCAGCCGGTGTCGGACGAGTTGGGCCGCCGGATCCTGGTGAGCATGCGATTGCTGATCCTCGGTTCCGTCATCGGGGCCGTGCTGGGGGTACTGATCGGCGCCGCCGGTGCGATCCGGCAGTACAAGTTCAGCGACTACTTCAGCACCGTCGTGTCGCTGCTGATTCTCAGTGCGCCCGTGTTCCTCGTGGCGACCCTGCTGAAATACGGTGCTCTCCAGATCAACTCGGCCACCGGCAGTCAGATCTTCCTGTACACCGGGGAATCCTCGGCCAGCACGATCACCGGGTTCTGGCCGCAGTTCGTCGACCGGGTGCAGCATCTCGCGCTGCCGACCATCGCGCTGGCGCTGGGCAGCATCGCCGGCTACAGCCGGTATCAACGCAACGCGATGCTCGACGTTCTGGGTAGCGACTTCATCCGGACCGCGCGGGCGAAGGGGCTGACCCGGCGGGCGGCACTGCTCAAGCACGGACTGCGGACGGCGCTGATCCCGATGGCGACGCTGTTCGCGTACGGGTTCGGGGCGCTGGTCGTCGGGGCCACGTTCACCGAGAAGATCTTCGGCTGGCACGGCATCGGCGAGTGGATCGTGATCGGTATCGACAATCAGGACACCAACATCGTCGTCGCGATCACGTCGTTCACCGGGCTGATCGTGCTGTTGTCGGGGCTGCTCTCGGACGTCGTGTACGCGGCGCTGGACCCGAGGGTGCGTGTCGGGTGA
- a CDS encoding ABC transporter permease produces MTEIQIASTDAAVSALGRRTLLFRRFLRNKPAIAGVCVLLLLFVASFVGPYLLPYDYQQLDYTALLQPPSAEHPFGTNQIGQDVLAQTLRGLQKSLIIGICVALFSTAIAALVGALAGYVGGWPDRVIMWLVDLLLVVPSFIIIAVFTPRLKSSSSIVLLILLLAVFGWMITARMVRGMTLSLREREFVQAARYMGAPTHKIITSHIVPNIASILIIDATLNVGAAILAETGLSFLGFGVQKPDISLGSLIADGTESALTYPWLFMFAGGLLVITVLSANLVGDGLRDAVDPTSKRARSRKSRKKAKR; encoded by the coding sequence GTGACCGAGATCCAGATCGCGTCCACCGACGCGGCGGTGTCGGCCCTCGGTCGCCGGACCCTGCTGTTCCGGCGGTTTCTCCGGAACAAACCCGCCATCGCCGGGGTGTGCGTCCTGCTGTTGCTGTTCGTCGCCAGTTTCGTCGGACCGTACCTGCTCCCCTACGACTACCAGCAACTCGACTACACCGCGCTGCTGCAGCCGCCCAGTGCCGAACATCCGTTCGGCACCAACCAGATCGGGCAGGACGTGCTCGCGCAGACGCTGCGCGGGCTGCAGAAGTCGCTGATCATCGGCATCTGCGTCGCGCTCTTCTCCACCGCCATCGCCGCGCTCGTCGGTGCGCTGGCCGGGTATGTCGGCGGCTGGCCGGATCGGGTGATCATGTGGCTGGTCGATCTGCTGCTCGTCGTTCCCAGCTTCATCATCATCGCCGTGTTCACTCCCCGGCTGAAGTCGTCGAGTTCGATCGTCCTGCTGATCCTGCTGCTGGCGGTGTTCGGCTGGATGATCACCGCCCGGATGGTCCGCGGGATGACGCTGAGCCTGCGCGAGCGGGAGTTCGTGCAGGCCGCCCGGTACATGGGGGCACCGACGCACAAGATCATCACCAGTCACATCGTCCCGAACATCGCGTCGATCCTGATCATCGATGCGACCCTGAATGTCGGCGCCGCGATCCTCGCCGAGACCGGGCTCAGCTTCCTCGGGTTCGGCGTGCAGAAACCGGACATCTCACTCGGGTCGCTGATCGCCGACGGCACCGAATCCGCCCTCACCTATCCGTGGCTGTTCATGTTCGCGGGCGGGCTGCTGGTGATCACCGTGCTGTCGGCGAATCTGGTGGGCGACGGTCTCCGCGACGCGGTCGACCCCACCTCCAAGCGGGCCCGCTCCCGCAAGAGCAGGAAAAAGGCGAAGCGGTGA
- a CDS encoding ABC transporter ATP-binding protein encodes MTGQPLLDIENLRVSFPSEEGRIEAVRDISYTVSDGEVLAIVGESGSGKSVASLAVMGLLPEHARVTGSIRLQGRELLGMGDKELSALRGKSVSMVFQDPLSALTPVYRVGDQIAEALLVHGRASSKKDAEQRAVDLLDLVGIPDPAVRAKAFPHEFSGGMRQRVVIAIAIANDPALIICDEPTTALDVTVQAQILNLLRKARDLTGAGVAMITHDMGIAATLADRVVVMYAGRVVESAPVRELFAEPRMPYTAGLLVSVPRMDAPIRSRLVSIAGAPPALHSLPPGCTFAPRCPLAVDACLLAEPELVATGPAHRAACIRVDESGTRDLFTAYRQDQPAPAPTAQTAPEHRVVLQVTDLVKTYPFTSGLVFRRKRGEIRAVDGITFDIRAGHTLALVGESGSGKSTTLTQVLDLSAPESGSIEVLGADVAALSAHRRRALRRKMAVVFQDPTASLDPRLPVFDVLAEPLRLDGRGREEIGRRVPELLDLVGLRHEHADRYPADFSGGQKQRISIARALALDPELLFLDEPVSSLDVSIQAGVLNLLRDLQEQRGMSYLFVSHDLSVVRNIAHDVAVMYRGRIVESGAAQTIFEDPQHEYTRALLAAIPVPDPTDLAH; translated from the coding sequence GTGACCGGGCAACCGCTGCTCGACATCGAGAACCTGCGGGTCAGCTTTCCCAGCGAGGAGGGCCGGATCGAGGCGGTCCGCGACATCAGCTACACCGTCTCCGACGGCGAGGTGCTCGCCATCGTCGGTGAGTCGGGTTCGGGCAAATCGGTGGCGTCCCTCGCGGTGATGGGCCTGCTGCCCGAACACGCGCGTGTCACCGGATCCATCCGGTTGCAGGGCCGCGAGTTGCTGGGCATGGGTGACAAGGAACTGTCGGCGCTGCGTGGGAAGTCGGTCAGCATGGTGTTTCAGGACCCGCTGTCCGCGCTGACGCCGGTGTACCGGGTCGGCGACCAGATCGCCGAGGCGTTGCTCGTCCACGGCCGGGCAAGCAGCAAGAAGGACGCCGAGCAGCGCGCCGTCGACCTGCTCGACCTGGTCGGGATCCCCGATCCGGCGGTGCGCGCCAAGGCCTTTCCGCACGAGTTCTCCGGCGGCATGCGCCAGCGCGTCGTGATCGCCATCGCGATCGCGAACGATCCCGCGCTGATCATCTGCGACGAACCGACCACCGCCCTCGACGTGACCGTGCAGGCGCAGATCCTGAATCTACTGCGCAAGGCGCGTGATCTCACCGGCGCCGGCGTCGCGATGATCACCCACGACATGGGCATCGCGGCGACCCTCGCCGACCGCGTGGTGGTGATGTACGCGGGCCGGGTGGTGGAGTCCGCGCCGGTGCGGGAACTGTTCGCCGAACCCCGAATGCCCTACACCGCAGGACTACTTGTGTCCGTTCCGCGGATGGACGCGCCGATCCGCAGCCGCCTGGTCTCGATCGCCGGCGCCCCGCCCGCCCTGCATTCGCTGCCACCGGGTTGCACGTTCGCACCGCGATGCCCACTCGCCGTGGACGCCTGCCTGCTCGCCGAACCGGAACTCGTCGCGACCGGGCCGGCCCACCGGGCGGCGTGCATCCGCGTCGACGAGAGTGGCACCCGCGACCTGTTCACGGCGTATCGGCAGGATCAGCCGGCCCCCGCCCCCACTGCGCAGACGGCACCCGAGCACCGGGTGGTGCTGCAGGTGACCGATCTGGTGAAGACGTATCCGTTCACCAGTGGTCTGGTGTTCCGCCGCAAGCGCGGTGAGATCCGGGCGGTCGACGGCATCACGTTCGACATCCGGGCGGGTCACACACTGGCGCTGGTGGGCGAATCCGGCTCCGGCAAATCGACGACGTTGACGCAGGTCCTCGACCTGTCCGCGCCGGAATCCGGGTCGATCGAGGTGCTGGGTGCCGACGTCGCGGCGCTGAGCGCCCATCGCAGGCGCGCCCTCCGGCGGAAGATGGCCGTCGTCTTCCAGGATCCGACGGCGTCCCTGGACCCCCGGCTGCCGGTGTTCGACGTGCTCGCCGAGCCGCTCCGGCTGGACGGGCGCGGTCGCGAGGAGATCGGCCGCCGGGTACCGGAACTGCTCGACCTGGTCGGGCTGCGACACGAGCACGCCGACCGGTATCCGGCCGACTTCTCGGGCGGCCAGAAGCAGCGGATCAGCATCGCCCGGGCGCTCGCCCTCGATCCGGAACTGCTGTTCCTGGACGAACCGGTGTCTTCGCTCGACGTCTCCATCCAGGCCGGGGTGCTCAACCTGCTGCGCGACCTGCAGGAGCAGCGGGGCATGTCGTACCTGTTCGTCTCCCACGACCTGTCGGTGGTCCGCAACATCGCGCACGACGTCGCGGTGATGTACCGGGGCAGGATCGTCGAGTCGGGGGCCGCGCAGACGATTTTCGAGGATCCGCAGCACGAGTACACCCGGGCACTGCTCGCGGCAATCCCCGTTCCGGATCCGACCGATTTGGCACACTAG
- a CDS encoding ABC transporter family substrate-binding protein — protein MRIRSARTRLAVSFLAVGLVLAGCGGSDTGAGTGSGSLGTTNDINPHDPSELRDGGNLRLALSGFPPNFNTLSNDGNDSEIGGMLKPMMPRAFGTDASGALSVNHDYFVDVALTGTDPQQVTYTIDPKAVWSDGTPITWEDIQSQAAALSGKNKEFLIANTSGFERVDRVERGVDDRQAVITFAEPYAEWRGQFAGNSMLYPKSVTATPAAFNTSLRDGISVTSGPFQIASIDRAQNRITLGRNPAWWGNTPKLDTITYSVLDDSARIPALQNNEIDASGLGTIDEVKTAEGSDGIAIRRAPGTQFSHITFNGADGSILADPELRVALSKGIDRQGIATAIQNGLVDDPKPLNNHVYLSGQQGYQDNSAAVAYDPEEAARRLDELGWKLNGEFREKDGRRLEIRDVMYQSTTWVQIAQIVQQNLAQIGAKLNIDTRGGTGFFTDVIQPGDFDLAQFSWVGDPFPLSGLPQIYAYNPDDLQGNYGRIGSPELNALIERTISELDPQKAIELANEVDTEVFEEGFSLPLMQAPGNVAVRDNLANFGAAGLASYDYTKIGFLN, from the coding sequence ATGAGGATTCGTTCGGCGCGCACCCGCCTCGCGGTATCGTTCCTGGCCGTCGGCCTCGTTCTCGCCGGCTGCGGGGGTTCGGACACCGGCGCCGGGACCGGATCCGGGTCGCTCGGCACCACCAACGACATCAATCCGCACGACCCCAGCGAACTGCGCGACGGCGGAAACCTGCGGTTGGCGTTGTCGGGTTTCCCCCCGAACTTCAACACGCTGTCCAACGACGGCAACGATTCCGAGATCGGCGGCATGTTGAAGCCGATGATGCCCCGCGCGTTCGGCACCGACGCGTCGGGGGCCCTGTCGGTGAACCACGACTACTTCGTCGACGTCGCGCTCACCGGCACCGATCCGCAGCAGGTCACGTACACGATCGACCCGAAGGCGGTGTGGTCGGACGGCACCCCGATCACGTGGGAGGACATCCAGTCTCAGGCAGCGGCGCTCAGCGGGAAGAACAAGGAATTCCTGATCGCGAACACGTCCGGGTTCGAGCGGGTGGATCGGGTCGAGCGCGGGGTCGACGACCGTCAGGCGGTGATCACGTTCGCCGAGCCGTACGCCGAATGGCGGGGCCAGTTCGCGGGCAATTCGATGCTCTACCCGAAATCGGTCACCGCGACCCCCGCGGCGTTCAATACGAGCCTGCGCGACGGGATCTCGGTGACGTCGGGACCGTTCCAGATCGCGTCGATCGACCGGGCGCAGAACCGGATCACGTTGGGCCGCAACCCCGCGTGGTGGGGTAACACCCCGAAACTCGACACCATCACGTACAGCGTGCTCGACGACTCCGCGCGCATTCCCGCCCTGCAGAACAACGAGATCGACGCGTCCGGGCTGGGCACTATCGACGAGGTGAAGACGGCGGAGGGATCGGACGGCATCGCGATCCGCCGGGCGCCGGGAACCCAGTTCTCGCACATCACGTTCAACGGCGCGGACGGATCGATCCTCGCCGATCCGGAATTGCGGGTGGCGCTGTCCAAGGGCATCGACCGGCAGGGCATCGCGACCGCGATCCAGAACGGTCTGGTCGACGACCCGAAGCCGCTGAACAACCACGTCTACCTCAGCGGTCAGCAGGGCTACCAGGACAACAGCGCGGCCGTCGCCTACGACCCGGAGGAGGCCGCGCGGCGGCTCGACGAACTGGGCTGGAAACTCAACGGCGAGTTCCGGGAGAAGGACGGGCGCCGACTCGAGATCCGCGACGTGATGTACCAATCGACCACCTGGGTCCAGATCGCGCAGATCGTTCAGCAGAACCTCGCGCAGATCGGCGCCAAACTGAACATCGACACCCGCGGCGGCACCGGATTCTTCACCGACGTCATCCAGCCCGGCGACTTCGACCTCGCCCAATTCTCCTGGGTGGGTGATCCGTTCCCGCTCAGCGGCCTCCCGCAGATCTACGCGTACAACCCCGACGACCTGCAGGGCAACTACGGCCGGATCGGCTCGCCCGAACTGAACGCGCTGATCGAGCGGACCATCTCGGAACTCGACCCGCAGAAGGCGATCGAACTGGCCAACGAGGTCGACACCGAGGTGTTCGAGGAGGGGTTCTCGCTGCCGCTGATGCAGGCGCCGGGCAACGTCGCCGTGCGCGACAACCTGGCGAACTTCGGCGCCGCCGGTCTCGCGTCCTACGACTACACCAAGATCGGCTTCCTGAATTAG